Proteins from a single region of Chloroherpeton thalassium ATCC 35110:
- a CDS encoding PAS domain S-box protein produces MLQEQITEKEKAESTLKHNEEFFRLSFSESPVATAIIDLNFRLLKVNRAFFSMMGCDEVGLSPFRFYDFLHHEDLSRHSSQLETLRKSPRKPLSFDARYIRKDGQVIWGHTVFGLIEDNHKNPLYYLAQIQDISERKAYQDVLNKKNRLLRSIADGTKYLLTITRPEDAVPKFLENIGQALDVDRIYLMQEKLNASTQNIRLTLRYEWSRPGVPSQSELVQSGTVVATESAKVFSKEHFNWDGLVHGEPVAKLTKDFPAKQQHFFEHLGIKSTLLVPIMAEGGFWGILGFDECKYERVWSPDEISILIAAASNIGSAFSRATTLKALQASEIRYRTLAANFPNGALALFNEELLPVVISGDGFLGDKNKQSELVGKPLSDIWPPKIAHEFEKALTKAFSGKKNSFELRHQEKDWQIWAVPNTEKDEHIGTVTAICIDITEQKNAHRLLLESERDYRGFFQNVHDAILICNIYDEILEVNHRASEIYGYAESELIGQSMDILCKYPARGRIHLNDTRRHGQSVGFEAIHIKKDGFELYMEINSKTATYKGQTVTISICRDINDKKIAEIALRDSERRSRRIIDTTAEGIWIINSHHRTCFVNHQTTEMLGYSEDEMLGKAIETFLSDDQNIQGLFLMPQSKKQKIVCDIQFVKKSGELLWAMVSASRMASENSKEGNLLLMFSDITERKIIEQALHKSERNYKTLAENLPRGAALIIDKDFNCILAAGNAFHRQGNLRPNTEGKPTDNVKPTDLAERLKDHYSLAFTGEKIDFQLEYLERWWQVYVVPNQDNDDNLIETITLIAYDITQHKKQEAALIESESRFRDIFNTMPLGMVLADNNGDIRLVNPAFEKMLGYSDAELYKKNVRDLTHEDDIERSILKHRNILLLKKQGYQLEKRYIRKDGKSILAKLTAKALCNDKDRSFFALGIVEDITEAKVTQERLRETQEQYFTLVKNFPEGLVMVIDEDYRCLLASGEAIKLGTRLIGRHPQDYCDAESLQILSQKYAQAFTGEKQSFELEFLNGYWMTHVVPNTWDKNGTVKTVSVICIDITKRKKIEDALSRSRERYRAIVNEMEAFVCRCTPDGNIAFINDTYCKVLSKSGQELLGINFSEIISVEDQPRFLTSFKNITAQHPVHSSEYRVLVNQEVHWHKYSATGIFKDDGLEEVQIIGHDITERKNIEIRLQASEEHFRFLAEHASDLIIHLSVQHEYQAKVTYISTSCQNILGYTREELMSFQLSDMIHPEDLPLFYKAYAKLVQQPNLPAPILYRHKHRSGKYIWLETLIKPICDEDGKILSAVMASRNVTERKRAEMALQESEERYRQVVENSPNPIFSADRAGVLHTWNIACEQSFECPQIEMLGKNWHALLAHPENAATLSKTVDAIFRGERESAELSVSYQNKRGEELYMVCRLYPLKNLFGEIAFCVFANMDISERFKYEQKLKASLGERDTLLKEVHHRVKNNLQVISSLLHLQKSKLQDPQAIQIFIDSQNRIHSMALIHQHLYQSDDLNNVDFAAYIDRLLIQLEITYGNPGVEFKTNVQNIKLSLDYAIPCGLLINEIIANSLKHAFQAIEQKGEIYVEMLYLEAEKALKICITDNGSGFNENITFENAQTLGFKLIRSFVTQLNGTVTVCGENGTRFDITLPC; encoded by the coding sequence TTGCTGCAAGAGCAAATTACCGAGAAGGAAAAAGCAGAAAGCACCTTAAAACATAACGAAGAATTTTTTAGGCTATCGTTCTCAGAATCGCCTGTTGCAACGGCGATTATCGATCTCAACTTTAGATTGCTGAAAGTCAATCGTGCCTTTTTCAGCATGATGGGCTGCGACGAAGTCGGCTTATCGCCATTTCGCTTCTATGATTTTCTTCATCACGAAGATCTTTCTCGCCATAGCAGCCAGCTCGAGACGCTCAGAAAATCGCCGCGCAAGCCGCTTTCATTTGATGCCCGCTATATTAGAAAAGATGGCCAAGTGATTTGGGGACATACGGTTTTTGGCTTGATTGAAGATAATCATAAAAATCCGCTCTACTACCTTGCACAAATTCAGGATATCTCTGAACGCAAAGCATATCAGGATGTCCTAAACAAGAAAAACCGCCTGCTGCGCAGCATTGCCGACGGCACAAAATATTTACTTACCATCACCAGGCCGGAAGATGCTGTCCCAAAATTCTTAGAAAACATTGGCCAAGCGCTCGATGTCGATAGGATTTATTTGATGCAAGAAAAGCTCAACGCGTCCACCCAAAATATTCGCCTAACGCTTCGGTATGAATGGTCAAGACCTGGCGTGCCATCACAGAGTGAGCTGGTGCAATCGGGAACGGTGGTTGCCACAGAAAGTGCCAAAGTTTTCAGCAAGGAGCACTTTAACTGGGATGGACTTGTGCACGGCGAGCCCGTTGCAAAACTGACCAAAGATTTTCCGGCAAAACAGCAGCATTTTTTTGAACACTTGGGAATCAAATCCACGCTCTTGGTTCCAATTATGGCTGAAGGTGGATTCTGGGGAATTCTCGGTTTTGACGAATGCAAGTACGAGCGCGTTTGGTCGCCGGATGAAATATCGATTTTGATTGCTGCCGCCAGCAACATCGGAAGCGCATTTTCTCGTGCCACAACCCTTAAAGCGCTTCAGGCAAGCGAGATTCGCTATCGCACGCTGGCCGCTAATTTTCCAAACGGCGCATTAGCCCTTTTCAACGAAGAGTTGCTTCCCGTCGTTATCAGCGGCGATGGATTTTTGGGAGATAAAAACAAGCAAAGCGAGCTTGTTGGCAAACCGCTGAGCGATATATGGCCACCCAAAATCGCACATGAATTTGAAAAGGCACTGACAAAAGCCTTTAGCGGCAAAAAAAATTCGTTTGAACTTCGCCATCAGGAAAAAGACTGGCAAATTTGGGCTGTTCCAAACACAGAAAAAGATGAGCATATCGGAACCGTTACGGCCATTTGCATCGATATCACGGAGCAAAAAAATGCGCACCGCCTTCTTTTGGAATCTGAGCGCGACTATCGCGGATTTTTCCAAAACGTTCACGATGCGATTTTGATATGCAATATTTATGATGAAATCTTAGAGGTCAATCATCGTGCGAGCGAAATTTACGGCTATGCGGAAAGCGAGCTGATTGGCCAAAGCATGGACATTCTTTGCAAATACCCCGCTCGTGGACGCATCCATTTGAACGATACGCGCCGGCATGGACAATCCGTCGGATTTGAAGCGATTCATATCAAGAAAGATGGCTTTGAGTTGTACATGGAAATCAATTCCAAAACGGCAACTTATAAAGGGCAAACCGTCACGATCAGCATTTGCCGAGATATCAACGATAAAAAAATTGCTGAGATCGCGTTGCGCGATAGCGAACGCCGAAGCCGACGCATTATAGACACCACCGCCGAAGGCATTTGGATTATCAATAGCCATCACCGCACCTGTTTCGTGAATCATCAAACAACCGAAATGCTCGGCTACAGCGAAGATGAAATGCTCGGCAAAGCCATTGAGACCTTCCTTAGCGATGACCAAAACATTCAGGGCTTGTTTCTTATGCCGCAAAGCAAAAAACAAAAAATTGTTTGCGACATTCAATTTGTGAAAAAATCTGGCGAGCTGCTTTGGGCGATGGTTTCAGCATCGAGAATGGCAAGCGAGAACAGCAAAGAGGGCAACTTGCTGCTGATGTTTAGCGACATTACCGAGCGAAAAATCATCGAACAGGCCTTGCACAAAAGCGAGCGAAACTACAAAACCTTAGCAGAAAATCTTCCTCGCGGTGCGGCTTTGATCATCGATAAAGACTTCAATTGTATTCTGGCTGCCGGAAATGCGTTTCATCGTCAAGGCAACCTTCGCCCAAACACCGAAGGAAAACCTACGGATAATGTAAAACCCACCGACTTAGCAGAACGCCTAAAAGATCATTACAGCTTAGCGTTTACAGGCGAAAAAATAGATTTCCAATTGGAATATTTAGAGCGCTGGTGGCAAGTGTATGTTGTCCCTAATCAGGATAATGACGACAACTTGATTGAAACCATCACGCTGATTGCCTACGACATTACCCAGCATAAAAAACAAGAAGCGGCGCTTATTGAAAGTGAATCGCGATTCCGAGATATTTTCAATACGATGCCATTGGGAATGGTTCTTGCAGACAACAACGGGGATATTCGCTTGGTGAATCCCGCGTTCGAAAAGATGCTGGGCTACTCGGATGCTGAACTTTATAAGAAAAACGTGCGCGACCTCACTCACGAGGACGATATCGAACGGTCAATTTTGAAGCATAGAAATATCCTTCTTTTAAAAAAACAGGGCTATCAACTTGAAAAGCGATATATCCGAAAAGATGGAAAATCTATTTTAGCCAAACTCACAGCAAAAGCGCTATGCAACGATAAAGACCGTTCCTTTTTTGCGCTTGGCATTGTGGAAGACATCACCGAGGCCAAAGTCACACAGGAGAGACTCCGAGAAACGCAAGAGCAATATTTTACTTTAGTGAAAAACTTCCCCGAAGGCCTGGTGATGGTTATCGATGAAGATTATCGTTGCCTGCTGGCCAGCGGAGAAGCCATAAAACTTGGAACGCGCCTGATTGGACGCCATCCTCAAGACTATTGCGATGCGGAGTCGTTACAAATTCTTTCCCAAAAATACGCGCAGGCATTTACTGGAGAAAAGCAATCTTTTGAACTCGAATTTTTAAATGGCTACTGGATGACCCACGTCGTGCCAAATACTTGGGATAAAAATGGCACGGTGAAAACCGTTTCTGTCATCTGCATTGATATTACCAAGCGGAAAAAAATTGAAGATGCGCTTTCGCGTAGTCGCGAACGCTACCGCGCGATTGTCAATGAAATGGAAGCATTCGTTTGTCGATGCACTCCAGATGGCAACATCGCATTTATTAATGACACTTATTGTAAGGTTCTCTCAAAAAGCGGCCAGGAACTTTTGGGGATAAATTTTTCAGAAATTATTTCCGTAGAAGACCAACCTCGATTTTTGACTTCATTCAAAAACATCACGGCGCAGCATCCTGTCCATTCTTCAGAATACCGTGTTTTGGTCAATCAAGAGGTGCACTGGCACAAATATTCAGCAACGGGCATTTTTAAAGACGATGGCTTGGAAGAAGTGCAAATTATTGGCCACGACATAACAGAAAGAAAAAACATAGAAATTAGGCTTCAAGCAAGCGAAGAACATTTTCGTTTCCTTGCCGAACACGCCAGCGATTTGATTATTCACCTTTCTGTACAACATGAATATCAGGCAAAGGTGACTTACATTAGCACGTCCTGCCAAAATATTTTGGGTTACACGCGCGAGGAGCTTATGTCGTTTCAGCTTAGTGATATGATTCACCCTGAAGATCTTCCGCTATTCTACAAAGCCTATGCGAAGCTCGTTCAACAGCCCAATTTACCGGCTCCGATTTTATATCGCCATAAGCATCGCTCTGGAAAATATATTTGGCTTGAAACGCTCATCAAGCCCATTTGTGATGAAGACGGCAAAATTTTGAGCGCGGTCATGGCATCGCGCAATGTTACGGAGCGCAAACGAGCGGAAATGGCGCTTCAAGAGAGCGAAGAACGCTATCGGCAAGTGGTCGAAAATTCACCCAATCCGATTTTTTCTGCTGACCGCGCAGGAGTTCTTCACACATGGAACATTGCTTGCGAACAAAGCTTTGAATGTCCGCAAATAGAAATGCTTGGTAAAAATTGGCACGCGCTTTTAGCGCATCCTGAAAATGCTGCGACTTTATCAAAAACTGTGGACGCTATTTTTCGGGGCGAGCGCGAAAGTGCAGAACTCAGCGTTTCGTATCAGAATAAGCGCGGGGAGGAACTTTACATGGTTTGCCGGCTTTATCCGCTAAAGAATTTATTTGGCGAAATTGCATTTTGTGTTTTTGCCAACATGGACATTTCCGAGCGATTCAAATACGAACAAAAACTAAAAGCTTCGCTCGGAGAACGAGACACACTGTTAAAAGAAGTTCATCATCGGGTTAAAAACAACTTGCAGGTCATTTCCAGTTTGCTTCACCTGCAAAAATCAAAACTGCAAGACCCGCAGGCCATCCAAATCTTTATCGACAGCCAAAATCGCATTCATTCGATGGCGCTGATTCATCAGCATTTATATCAATCCGACGATCTCAACAACGTGGATTTTGCGGCATACATTGATCGCTTATTGATTCAGCTTGAAATCACTTATGGCAATCCAGGCGTTGAATTCAAAACGAACGTTCAAAACATCAAGCTAAGCTTAGACTATGCGATTCCTTGCGGCCTTTTAATTAACGAGATTATTGCCAATTCGCTGAAACACGCCTTTCAAGCCATTGAACAAAAGGGCGAAATTTATGTAGAAATGCTTTACCTTGAAGCCGAAAAAGCCCTGAAAATTTGCATTACGGATAATGGCTCAGGCTTTAACGAGAATATCACTTTTGAAAATGCACAGACGCTTGGCTTCAAGTTGATTCGCTCGTTTGTCACCCAGCTCAATGGCACTGTAACAGTTTGTGGTGAAAATGGCACACGATTCGACATCACGCTGCCATGCTAA
- a CDS encoding ATP-binding response regulator: protein MKYKVLIVEDESVVAWHLQDILEQSGYEVVASVGSGEDAVKLTQTLAPDLILMDISLKGDMDGIEAASQILKICKIPVIFLTAHADKHTLNRAKNAMPYGYIVKPFQEKDVVSAIEIVLNKHQQVSLEKEMEIWLENLLHSVGESVIATDEKGRIKFMNPTAEEMTGWKLNDASGRDISEVFQLFDTKTREPIENPAKLALKENRLVELDKSVLLRAKDGSELEITDSAAPIKDSNGKLSGVVIIFFDCNKCSLTNPKEKQLLEHLRRIKKMDVFNTLSSGFANNFNSLLTGILGNIALLKRDDYMNPDLEKKLDRIEGAASRAALLVKQLMIFSRQAGLSPEPVNLNQEVAHVVETLRKLTDPRIEIHAEFNADRPIVIGDRSQISEMLLAIGLNAHEAIVPTLTKRRQGKMGFSTHVESLSPVFCAEHRLDPEKLYVHVAIADSGIGIKNELKERVFEPFFSTKGSGRGLGLSIVFGIIKNHHGAISFTSIPGQGSLFDIYLPVSAHLDIVE from the coding sequence ATGAAGTATAAAGTTTTAATCGTTGAAGATGAAAGCGTTGTGGCGTGGCATCTTCAAGATATTTTAGAACAATCCGGCTATGAAGTTGTCGCATCTGTGGGCAGCGGTGAAGATGCGGTAAAACTGACCCAAACACTCGCCCCTGACTTGATATTAATGGATATCTCTCTCAAAGGAGATATGGACGGCATTGAAGCCGCATCTCAAATTTTGAAGATTTGCAAAATCCCTGTGATCTTCTTAACGGCTCACGCCGATAAACATACGCTGAATCGAGCCAAAAATGCCATGCCTTATGGCTACATCGTGAAACCATTTCAAGAAAAAGATGTGGTTAGCGCCATCGAAATTGTCCTTAATAAACATCAGCAAGTTTCATTAGAGAAGGAGATGGAGATTTGGCTCGAAAATTTGCTCCATAGCGTTGGCGAATCGGTCATTGCAACCGACGAAAAAGGGCGCATTAAGTTTATGAACCCGACTGCCGAAGAAATGACGGGTTGGAAACTCAACGACGCTAGCGGGCGGGATATTTCTGAAGTGTTTCAACTTTTTGACACCAAAACCCGCGAGCCCATCGAGAATCCGGCGAAACTGGCGCTCAAAGAAAATCGCTTGGTTGAGCTCGATAAAAGCGTGCTGCTCAGAGCCAAAGATGGCAGCGAACTTGAAATCACCGATAGTGCCGCGCCTATAAAAGATAGCAACGGAAAGTTATCCGGCGTTGTCATCATATTTTTTGACTGCAACAAGTGTTCGCTCACCAACCCAAAAGAAAAGCAATTATTGGAACATTTGCGGCGAATCAAAAAAATGGATGTGTTCAATACGCTTAGCAGCGGTTTTGCAAATAACTTCAATAGTTTGCTAACTGGCATTTTGGGAAATATCGCTTTGCTGAAGCGCGATGATTACATGAATCCAGACTTGGAAAAAAAGTTGGATCGCATTGAAGGAGCAGCTTCCAGAGCGGCGCTGCTTGTAAAACAATTGATGATTTTTTCGCGCCAAGCAGGACTTTCACCTGAACCAGTTAACCTCAATCAAGAAGTCGCGCATGTAGTTGAAACGCTGCGAAAGCTAACCGATCCTCGAATCGAAATTCATGCGGAATTTAATGCGGATCGCCCGATTGTGATTGGCGATCGTTCGCAAATTAGCGAAATGCTACTGGCCATTGGGCTGAACGCACACGAGGCCATTGTTCCCACCTTAACCAAAAGAAGACAAGGGAAAATGGGATTTTCGACTCATGTGGAATCACTTTCCCCTGTCTTTTGTGCAGAACATCGATTAGACCCCGAAAAATTATATGTGCATGTTGCCATTGCCGACTCAGGCATTGGCATTAAAAATGAATTGAAAGAACGTGTTTTCGAGCCGTTTTTCTCTACCAAAGGTTCAGGTCGAGGACTCGGCCTTTCGATCGTTTTTGGGATTATCAAAAATCACCACGGAGCCATTTCCTTTACTTCCATTCCTGGACAAGGCAGCCTTTTTGACATTTATCTTCCTGTCTCCGCACACTTGGATATTGTCGAATAA
- a CDS encoding YgaP family membrane protein, translating to MSIDRIVFAVAGTIILATLGIAHLTENTNWLWLTGFVGLNMFQAAFTGFCPLALILKALGVKPGQAFD from the coding sequence ATGTCCATAGATCGTATTGTTTTTGCTGTTGCCGGCACGATTATTTTAGCAACCTTAGGCATCGCTCATTTAACTGAAAACACCAATTGGCTTTGGCTAACCGGGTTTGTCGGTTTAAACATGTTTCAAGCGGCCTTTACCGGATTTTGTCCGCTTGCGCTGATTTTGAAGGCTCTTGGTGTAAAACCTGGCCAAGCGTTTGATTAA
- a CDS encoding C-GCAxxG-C-C family (seleno)protein, with protein MREKALQYFMGLEGYNCAQAVLKAYQDEHGIQDDKKLREFMMYGGGFAKGGLCGALFAAMSVQENPEMVKQVAQKFASAAGSTKCGDIRMAGKITCRSCVEIAATALEAIEVVEENAN; from the coding sequence ATGCGTGAAAAAGCATTGCAATATTTCATGGGTTTGGAAGGGTATAATTGCGCTCAAGCAGTATTAAAAGCGTATCAAGATGAGCATGGCATTCAAGATGACAAGAAGCTAAGAGAGTTCATGATGTATGGTGGCGGGTTTGCAAAAGGCGGACTTTGCGGGGCACTTTTTGCCGCGATGTCTGTTCAAGAAAATCCTGAAATGGTCAAGCAAGTTGCTCAAAAATTTGCATCAGCAGCGGGTTCAACCAAATGCGGAGATATTCGCATGGCGGGTAAAATCACTTGCCGAAGCTGTGTAGAGATTGCAGCAACAGCTCTCGAAGCGATTGAAGTGGTCGAGGAAAACGCCAACTAA
- a CDS encoding C-GCAxxG-C-C family (seleno)protein encodes MAINKRALKYFQNGFNCAQATLKAYQEEYGCENQDDIDALFTAGRGRVEGGICGSLYAAKQVLKDEELADLLHRSFVKYIGSAVCWEIRSVDKYSCHACVDLNCQLFQKILETKCEMKPVQ; translated from the coding sequence GTGGCAATTAACAAGCGAGCATTAAAATATTTTCAAAATGGATTTAACTGTGCTCAGGCAACTTTGAAAGCTTATCAGGAAGAGTATGGTTGTGAAAATCAAGATGATATCGACGCGCTCTTTACTGCCGGGCGAGGCCGTGTTGAAGGTGGTATTTGTGGCTCGTTGTATGCGGCAAAGCAAGTATTAAAGGATGAAGAGTTAGCCGACTTGCTCCATAGGAGTTTTGTAAAGTATATCGGTTCTGCGGTGTGTTGGGAAATTCGTTCGGTGGATAAATACTCATGCCACGCATGTGTCGATTTAAACTGCCAGCTTTTCCAGAAAATTCTTGAGACGAAATGCGAAATGAAACCGGTTCAATAA
- a CDS encoding efflux RND transporter permease subunit yields MREGLAGNIASAFIDSKVTPLLMIAALLVGILSTSMTPKEEEPQIVVPMVDIYVSYPGGSAKEVEERVAKPLEKAVNEIPGVKYVYSTSRPDFALITVRYEVGENTEASLVKLWSTMMKYMEKMPPGTQFPLLKNVSIDDVSILNLTLWSDRYTPYQLRQVGTEMMDEIKKINDVADVEVKGGLRRQVRVILDQAKLKSYQITPLQIAQQIEAANQQVTTGYFQKVNQEFVVRTGEFFKSIEDVSQLVVGISGNSPIYLKDVANIVDGPEEVASYSFMGIGSATHDVPDGVDRFKEYPAVTLEIAKRKGSDAMNVAEQVVNKVDMLKGTLIPADIHVTETRNYGRTASDKVYTLIEHLIGAILSVTIVVGIFLGWRGGLVVFASVPITFALTLFVYYVFDYTLNRVTLFALIFVTGIVVDDSIIIAENVERHFQMKKLPPLQAALAAISEVGNPTILATFTVIASVLPMIFVSGLMGPYMSPMPIGASLAMMFSLMVALIGTPWLAYRLLRGAHHGGEDEYDIKKNPAYKMYNSVLTPLIEDSKKAWIAIGIVTLMLVGAIMMIPFKMVELKMLPFDNKSEFQVIIDMPEGTTLEQTARVTKEIAGYLKTVPEVTNYQYYVGTNAPINFNGLVRHYYLRQGPNMADIQVNLVSKEERSEQSHPIAKRVRPQIQEIAKKYNAQVKVVEVPPGPPVLSTLVAEVYGPDYDKQIEIAKKIRNVFEETEGVVDVDWLVEDDQTVYNLDVDKEKAALRGVSTEQIVQTLRMALAGSQVGLLHSENDIEPVGIELRLAKEERTSIRDLAHVYVRSMTNQLIPVSDVVRVEEKMEDKSIYRKNLKRVVYVTADVAGVVESPVYAMLNMDEKIKKIDLPEGYSIDPLYTSEPFLEDKLAMKWDGEWQITFEVFRDLGAAFAVVLVVIYLLIIGWFQSFKTPLVMMVSIPLSLVGIIPGHFIHGAFFTATSMIGMIALAGIMVRNGVLLIDFIELRRNEGVSLKEAVLESAVVRTRPILLTAGTVVIGAVVILFDPIFQGLAISLMWGSLLSTVLTLGMVPLIYYIVEKKNESEPKKS; encoded by the coding sequence ATGAGAGAAGGACTTGCGGGAAATATAGCAAGCGCATTTATCGATTCGAAGGTCACGCCACTTTTGATGATTGCGGCGCTTTTGGTGGGTATTTTATCCACATCCATGACGCCGAAGGAGGAAGAGCCTCAGATTGTGGTCCCGATGGTCGATATCTACGTTTCCTATCCCGGTGGCAGCGCAAAAGAAGTTGAAGAGCGTGTGGCAAAGCCGCTCGAAAAAGCGGTCAATGAAATTCCCGGCGTGAAGTATGTGTATTCAACCTCTCGTCCAGATTTTGCGCTGATTACCGTTCGTTATGAAGTTGGTGAAAATACCGAAGCCAGCTTGGTAAAGCTCTGGTCAACCATGATGAAGTACATGGAAAAAATGCCTCCCGGCACGCAATTTCCATTGCTGAAAAATGTCAGTATCGATGATGTTTCCATATTGAATCTGACGCTTTGGAGTGATCGCTATACGCCTTATCAGTTAAGGCAGGTTGGAACGGAGATGATGGATGAGATTAAGAAAATTAATGATGTAGCCGATGTTGAGGTAAAAGGAGGCCTAAGGCGTCAGGTTCGTGTTATTCTTGATCAAGCCAAACTAAAATCCTATCAAATCACCCCGCTGCAAATTGCGCAACAAATTGAAGCGGCCAACCAGCAGGTCACAACGGGTTACTTCCAGAAAGTTAACCAAGAATTTGTTGTGAGAACGGGTGAATTCTTCAAATCCATTGAAGACGTCTCCCAACTTGTGGTTGGCATTTCTGGCAACAGCCCAATTTATTTAAAAGATGTTGCCAACATTGTGGATGGACCTGAAGAAGTCGCGTCGTATTCCTTTATGGGAATCGGCTCGGCTACTCATGATGTGCCTGATGGCGTCGATCGGTTTAAAGAGTATCCAGCCGTCACATTGGAAATCGCCAAGCGCAAAGGTTCTGACGCGATGAATGTGGCTGAGCAAGTGGTCAATAAAGTTGACATGCTCAAAGGCACTTTGATTCCAGCTGATATTCACGTTACCGAGACGAGAAACTATGGAAGAACGGCGTCCGATAAAGTATACACGCTCATTGAGCATTTGATAGGCGCGATTCTTTCCGTTACGATTGTAGTCGGCATATTTCTTGGCTGGCGTGGCGGTTTGGTTGTGTTCGCATCCGTACCAATCACCTTCGCGCTCACGCTGTTTGTGTATTATGTGTTTGATTACACGCTGAACCGGGTAACGCTGTTCGCGCTGATCTTTGTAACGGGTATCGTTGTTGATGACTCCATTATCATTGCGGAAAACGTGGAGCGCCACTTCCAAATGAAGAAGCTTCCGCCGTTGCAAGCCGCGCTTGCTGCGATTAGCGAAGTTGGTAACCCAACCATTTTGGCAACATTCACCGTTATTGCGTCTGTCTTGCCGATGATCTTCGTATCTGGCTTGATGGGTCCATACATGAGCCCGATGCCGATTGGTGCGTCGCTTGCCATGATGTTCTCTTTGATGGTCGCGTTGATTGGAACGCCTTGGCTGGCGTATCGACTGTTGAGAGGCGCCCACCATGGCGGTGAAGACGAGTATGATATTAAGAAAAATCCTGCCTATAAAATGTACAACAGCGTTTTAACCCCGCTGATTGAAGATTCTAAGAAGGCATGGATTGCGATTGGCATCGTAACGTTGATGCTCGTTGGCGCGATTATGATGATCCCTTTCAAAATGGTAGAGCTGAAAATGCTTCCGTTTGATAACAAGAGTGAATTCCAGGTGATTATCGACATGCCTGAAGGCACAACTTTGGAGCAAACCGCTCGCGTGACGAAGGAAATCGCTGGATATTTGAAAACGGTGCCGGAAGTGACCAACTATCAGTATTACGTTGGCACAAATGCTCCGATTAACTTTAACGGGTTGGTGCGGCATTATTACTTGCGTCAAGGTCCGAATATGGCGGATATTCAAGTGAACTTGGTGTCGAAAGAGGAGCGTTCGGAACAGAGCCACCCGATTGCAAAGCGCGTTCGTCCGCAAATTCAGGAAATCGCGAAAAAATACAATGCGCAGGTGAAAGTGGTTGAAGTTCCACCAGGCCCGCCGGTGCTTTCGACGCTGGTTGCTGAAGTTTATGGCCCGGACTATGACAAGCAAATTGAGATTGCGAAAAAAATTCGCAATGTCTTTGAGGAAACAGAAGGTGTGGTTGATGTAGACTGGTTGGTTGAAGATGATCAAACCGTTTATAATTTAGACGTTGATAAAGAAAAAGCCGCGCTTCGTGGGGTCAGTACGGAGCAAATTGTGCAGACCTTGCGTATGGCGCTTGCCGGTTCGCAGGTTGGTTTGTTGCACTCCGAAAATGATATTGAGCCGGTTGGCATTGAGCTACGTTTGGCCAAAGAAGAGCGTACTTCTATCCGCGACCTTGCGCATGTCTATGTGCGTTCTATGACGAACCAGCTCATCCCTGTTTCGGATGTGGTGCGTGTAGAAGAAAAAATGGAGGATAAGTCCATTTACCGCAAAAACTTGAAGCGCGTCGTATATGTGACGGCTGATGTGGCTGGTGTTGTGGAAAGTCCGGTTTACGCCATGCTCAACATGGATGAAAAAATCAAGAAGATTGATTTGCCGGAAGGTTATTCCATTGATCCGCTTTACACTTCCGAGCCATTCCTTGAGGACAAGCTCGCCATGAAGTGGGACGGTGAATGGCAAATTACCTTTGAGGTATTTCGTGATCTTGGCGCTGCGTTTGCCGTTGTGCTTGTGGTGATTTACCTCTTGATCATTGGTTGGTTCCAATCGTTCAAAACGCCGCTGGTGATGATGGTCTCGATTCCGCTTAGCTTGGTCGGAATTATTCCGGGACACTTTATTCACGGTGCGTTTTTCACGGCGACATCCATGATCGGTATGATTGCGCTCGCCGGTATCATGGTGCGTAACGGCGTCTTGCTCATTGACTTTATTGAGCTTCGTCGCAATGAAGGCGTCAGCTTAAAAGAGGCGGTGTTGGAATCGGCGGTGGTTCGTACGCGCCCGATTTTGCTCACAGCCGGAACGGTTGTAATCGGTGCTGTGGTTATCCTGTTTGACCCAATTTTCCAAGGGTTGGCCATTTCGCTGATGTGGGGTTCACTGCTTTCAACGGTTCTCACACTCGGCATGGTGCCGCTGATTTACTACATTGTAGAAAAGAAAAATGAATCTGAGCCGAAAAAAAGCTAA